One region of Streptomyces rishiriensis genomic DNA includes:
- a CDS encoding ATP/GTP-binding protein: MTLGPSIALHLFGTPGQDRCSFPWDELVEGALGAVVLADTRRIEECSPAVGCFEAQGVPFVQPGVAGTASGLNAEVPVLECDARERDSVRDVLGVLADRVVAFRAVPGRKVVVVR; this comes from the coding sequence ATCACGCTCGGCCCGTCCATCGCGCTGCACCTGTTCGGCACGCCCGGACAGGACCGGTGCTCCTTCCCGTGGGACGAACTGGTGGAGGGCGCGCTCGGAGCGGTGGTCCTCGCGGACACCCGGCGGATCGAGGAGTGCTCCCCGGCCGTCGGCTGCTTCGAGGCGCAGGGCGTGCCGTTCGTCCAACCGGGCGTGGCGGGGACGGCGTCGGGGCTGAACGCCGAGGTGCCCGTGCTGGAGTGCGACGCGCGTGAGCGCGACTCCGTGCGGGACGTGCTGGGGGTGTTGGCGGATCGGGTGGTGGCCTTCCGCGCCGTTCCGGGGCGGAAGGTGGTCGTGGTGCGCTGA
- a CDS encoding DUF5685 family protein encodes MFGIVRPCSHRLGEGLRTQWMAHLCGLCLALRGDHGQFARVVTNYDGLLISVLTEAQAPRVTADGRRRKAGPCPLRGMRTASVAQGEGARLAAAVSLVLASAKVRDHVADGDGLLARRPVAVAARRVAESWGRAGERGGAAVGFDTAVLVDAVDRQVGIEALAGLGTPLRAVTEPTETATAAAFAHTAVLAGRPGNAAPLAEAGRLFGRLAHLLDAVEDRESDAAAGAWNPLTATGTPLTEARRLADDALHGIRLALRDVEFEDGRLAHLLLAHELERSVDRAFGTESCGHAHAPQGSFGPPTGPYAPRGPVDPHAPGNPYGGNPFGGEPPRPGKRGFWAGCAVAIGLCCTCKACCADEFEGPWSRKKREGWCRDGCDCCDGCECCECCECCSCDCSC; translated from the coding sequence GTGTTCGGAATCGTCAGGCCGTGCAGTCACCGGCTCGGAGAAGGTCTCAGGACCCAGTGGATGGCCCACCTGTGCGGGCTGTGTCTCGCGCTGCGCGGTGACCACGGGCAGTTCGCGCGGGTCGTCACCAATTACGACGGGCTGCTCATATCGGTGCTGACGGAGGCTCAGGCCCCCCGGGTCACGGCCGACGGACGGCGGCGGAAGGCGGGACCGTGCCCGCTGCGCGGGATGCGCACCGCGTCCGTCGCCCAGGGCGAGGGCGCCCGGCTCGCGGCCGCCGTCTCACTGGTGCTCGCCTCGGCCAAGGTGCGCGACCACGTCGCCGACGGGGACGGGCTGCTGGCGCGGCGGCCCGTCGCCGTCGCCGCGCGCAGGGTCGCCGAGAGCTGGGGGCGGGCCGGGGAACGCGGCGGGGCCGCCGTCGGGTTCGACACCGCCGTCCTCGTCGACGCCGTGGACCGGCAGGTCGGCATCGAGGCGCTCGCCGGGCTCGGCACCCCGCTGCGCGCCGTCACCGAGCCGACCGAGACCGCCACCGCCGCCGCCTTCGCGCACACCGCGGTCCTGGCGGGCCGGCCGGGCAACGCCGCCCCGCTGGCCGAGGCCGGCCGCCTCTTCGGACGGCTGGCACATCTGCTGGACGCGGTCGAGGACCGGGAGTCCGACGCGGCGGCCGGCGCCTGGAACCCGCTGACGGCCACCGGCACCCCGCTCACCGAGGCCCGCCGGCTCGCCGACGACGCCCTGCACGGCATCCGGCTCGCGCTGCGCGACGTCGAGTTCGAGGACGGCAGGCTCGCGCATCTGCTGCTGGCGCACGAACTGGAACGGTCGGTGGACCGGGCGTTCGGGACGGAGTCGTGCGGGCACGCGCACGCGCCGCAGGGCTCCTTCGGGCCGCCGACCGGCCCCTACGCCCCCCGGGGTCCGGTGGACCCGCACGCGCCCGGCAACCCTTACGGGGGCAATCCCTTCGGCGGCGAGCCGCCGCGGCCGGGGAAGCGGGGCTTCTGGGCCGGGTGCGCGGTGGCGATCGGGCTGTGCTGTACGTGCAAGGCGTGCTGCGCCGACGAGTTCGAGGGACCCTGGTCGCGGAAGAAGCGGGAGGGCTGGTGCCGCGACGGCTGCGACTGCTGCGACGGCTGTGAGTGCTGTGAGTGCTGCGAGTGCTGCTCCTGCGACTGTTCCTGCTGA